The region ATTACGGAAGCTGATAACATAACCTTGGTGACTTTTGGAGATTTtccattatgagttttccggtttgctcggctacccgtactggcggggtagtctagagaggccAATGAAAACCCCGGTTCGCTGAActacccctctttgcggggatgcggtatgatgtttgatctgacagtttcaagtggttaatggctgtttcaagtgcttacaacgatgcttattacttcgtggtacatggtggtttaaaaaaaagatttcataataatacgctcaccgcgtgggcttcgtagaaagaccactgcctgtggccttcccaaattttaattgtcctgtccgatttggtttcgtccaattgagagactgccttttccagttagtgcatttttggatcacatAACTCAGGAAGTGACTTACGTTTTTGGGCCCATTCgtcggttccacatgtttcatttgagctatagaccacaatggtgacaccatgatggtcagaaactgaccaattgagatatccccgagtctgaccacttgacttcgaatttcggaaatttttcaagtcatgtttgttttcaaactactgaaaaatcattgcaaattcataaactgaccatcactgaccaccactgacaaattcaaactccttgaatttgaaaactatataccgcgttatggtgtcaaactagaaaggattcgccataaatattgagaattcataaattgaccatcactgaccaccactgaccaattcatgCTTTTCGAATATGAGaacgatatacatgtaccacGTTacggtgtcaaactagaaaggattcgccatcaggacacccctgtacatcctctatatattcagcatcaggaccactctgaataagcatcagtaattactgggttcgaacccggggcACCCCGGTACATCCTCCATTAAGCATCAGGGCCACtcgttcaaacccagtaattgctgatactgattcagagtggtcctgatgctgaatagagaatgtacaggggtgtcccaggttcaaacccagtaattactgatactgattcagagtggtcctgatgctgaatggaggatgtacaggggtgtcccaggttcgaacccagtaattactgatgctgattcagagtggtcctgatgctgaatatatagaggatgtacaggggtgtccagttatcagtaattacttttgttaaggtatcaacattttaccgtacggtgctgtcTCTacgctcatcgttagcgggatttttatacactaacgttagtcaactctggcaagctaaggtcacggagtataactggacagcacgtcgattgccagagttgactttagttagtgtatgaaaatcccgctaacgatgagcatagcggcagcactgtacggtctggacacccctgtacatcctttattcaacatctggacaactctgaatcagtatcagtaattactgggtttgaacccaggacgccctgtacatcctctattcagcatcagtaccactctgaaccagtatcagtaattactgtgttcgaacctgggacacccctgttcatTCTTTATCCATCacgaccactctgaatcacagtaattgatgggtttgaacccgggacatccctgtacatcctctattcagcatcaggaccactttgaatcagtatcagtaattactgggtttgaacctgggacacccctgtacatcctccattcagcatcaggaccactctgaatcagtatcagtaattactgagtttgaacctgggacacccctgtacattctctattcagcatcaggaccactctgaatcagtatcagcaattactgggtttgaacgcGGGACAGCCCtgttcatcctttatccatcaggaccactctgaatcacagcaattaataggtttgaacccgggatacccctgtacatcctctattcagcatcagaaccactctgaatcagtatcagtaattactgggtttgaacccgggacacccctgtacatcctctattcagcatcaaaCAAAACATCGAAACAAAACattgagggcgtgtagagggcagaatttcctgaccgactcttTGTCTGTTATCCTCGACACGGCGGCGAAGGAGAGCtgacgctttcggacattagttttgttccagcaaacgttgaaattcgacagagaaatcggccctgaaaaacaaaacgggttaattgctgaaaaatagaacggattaattaacacggaacagtacaggacagcacAGAGACAAACAGTAAcatataaaacataaagacgtcgttcctcaggaagcaggaacaggagcaggagcgggagcgcagcgaaaatcgccaggaggagaatccacggtagcatgttcacagtgtgagTAAGCTGAGGTGATTGGTCTATGCTTGTGTACACCGTGGTCAGCCGGTGACGTATTCAATAGCGCGTGTcagaatgatatcaacaactctgaaaacCCGCAATTGTGTCTCTATTGTTGAATGGATTTACATTATGAGGTTCAACCGCCGGGTTGAATACGCGCCAGTAGTCAGCTGAACAATATAGTGGAGGAACTTTAATAAggccatgaaataaattacttgattccCAACAGCTACTTCCGAATTTATAGGCATccgcctgtttttttttccttaaattctagaataatttataaattataccGACCGATAGCACTTCCAGTTCAGATTCACACCAACACAGGTCTTCCTATCATAGAAACCGCGTAAACATTTActaatgaaattagtttattagtCACGGACAGTTCATGCACCCCGagtagtctagtacctagccgttgttcctgaaCGTTGTTCCATTGTGGGTTTGAGAATGGCCCAGAACGAGTGTTATCTTATTTTTCTGGCCGCccaaatgtttttttcatttttacgagcGGGGGCCCATCCCCCGCTCGTACAttactaaaactaaaacagcCACCCCTCTTTATAAAATCCTGTATCCGCCCCTGGGTAGTGGGTCGGTCGGTCagccatttttatcaaaaattaaatttatttcaatgaatccaaaaaaatgttctcactcggtacctttgaagtcaggtcggtcgggttacggcaaacagaccattattttgggatggccttaccACTCATAATTGGAAAAAactgattttttctttaattttgatactgtATTAAACGGTACAtcatcatgtaaatttaggaaagttCCTTGTCCTTCTATTACTGGTACTTTCTGTCTTTCATGTTTACAGATTTGAGACCAGGTTAAAATACAACTCTACAACATGTTCACATGtatatttaaaaagttttattcTATACACagtatttacaaaataatacaCCATTCATCAGGTTGCTTTCTTATTTTTACTCTTAAGCAATTCATCGTGTTGCTTTATTTCCATATATTTAAATTTCTTAGGATTAATTCCGTACGCTTTAAGTCTCTCATCTGATAACAAAGGCATTTTAGATTCCtttttcttatgtttcttTCCCTTTTTAATGTTTGATTTATCCAAAGAATGTTCATTTGCGATCGAGGCTTTCTCTGACTTTTTAgctttattctttttcttcttcagTTCAGCTGTTTGCcctgatgatgataattccgATTCAGTAACATTTTTGTCCTCCTGTAATTTCTTTCGCTTTTTTGAAGAGTCTTCAACAACGTTTAAATCCTGTTTACTCGTGCTAGCAATAGGCGCCTGGTCCTCAATCTCAATAGATTTTCTCTTCTTTTGCTTCTTACTAGGACTTCCAACTGTATGATTACTGTGAGCTTCTGAAGTCGAGGGTAGATTAACCAATGGTTTTGTCTTTCCTTCCAATCTGCAATAAATCAAATCGATTAAAGCATCCATTTCTGAAAGTAGAGCTGATTAGGTCCATATGATTTACTACTTACTCATCTTTCAAAGTTGTCAGAATGTTTAACTTCTTTTGTTGATTTCTACCCTTCTTCGAGTAGGTTCTTTTATCAAACATCTCTTCTTGCTCAGTTCTGTAAAAGAAACACACTTATTgcgaaataaatacattctatACGATTGTGCATCGGCCTCAGGTGATATCAACTTACCTATACTGACTAGCCTTCTTTACAGAAACCCAggaattcaattctttatcttTGCACTTTAATACCTTTAAACAGCACAACAAAATCATTCAACTGTAGTCAAATAATGGTTGCTGCATGTAAAGAATTTAGCAAAGTTCTCACCTCTTCAGTTGTTAGACCAAAGTCATTCGGTACAACTTGTCTGTACTTGAAACGACATGGAATATCACCAATCATATCTTCATACTCGAGTTTATAATATTCGTCGAAATATTCTTCAAAGTTTTTCTCCTCTAGAAAATCATGcaatatattcatgaaaacGATGTGCTTAACATGTGAAACTTTTTAACTTGTAGTTCACGCATTTACATTCACCTGGATTAAACTGAGGCTTTTGTTTGGCTAAAGCTTGCGCAAATTTTGATCGTTTCCGTTTTTTCTTGCCCCCACGAGCAACATCTTGTTCTGGATCATAATCGCAATCCATCTGTAAACAACACCAAATCATATGAATTCAATATACATCAATgattcattaggattgaatgAATGTATAGAATACTAACAATAAAGTTTGGATCATCTGCATGCGCTGTTTCTTCATAATTTTCGTCTTCGTATCCTCCTACATCATTTGTTTCTCCAGTCCATTCATCCCAATTCTCTGAATTCACATcgaaacaaaacattttatatcatataacAATATACAGATATTCTGCTGGATTTTGTGGGACCAATAAATTCTGTGGCCTTCTTTGATGGTaaataatgatatgatatgatatgatattctCTCAGAGGTACGCAAATTCTTGGACAATCTGAGTAAGGTTGAGTTGATGTTATCACGATGAAGTGGAATAGAGGAATTTGTAATTGAATGTCCTGGGGCCGATGATAGTCCTAAGTTATCGACTACAGAGTAAACAGGGTCAACTGTATGTCGTTACAGATTCTGAATTCCACGCACATACCGgtatattcatcatcattatcataatcagTAAACACTGGTTTCTCATCATCTGCACCTTCTTCATAATAACCTTCATTAAACACTTCCTATAAACAGATTTAAACACTATGCAGTGATAACACACACTGTCACATCATAGAACGGTAGTTTAACCACTAAACAGTTCATAACTTACCTGCATTTTCTTGTCGTATGCTTCAGGATCGAAATCACCCTCGAGATCATCCATATTAAACCCGACATCAGCATTTCCAGTTATTTCTTTCAACGCCTCCAGTTTATCAGTTATTTCCTTTCTCTTCAtgtttttcaattgttttaattcttctcGTTTCTTTAGTTTTTCCTGGAAACAAGCGAAAAAGCAACATTTGAATTCACGCAGGTAAAGAAAtactgagagagagagagaatatTCAGTCAGTGATTTAGATACCTTTTCCTTCCTATCTTTGACCTCTTGTCTTTTCTTTACACGTCGATCATCTTTTCTTCGAAGCGAATCATCAATCGTCCTCggataacttttaatctaaaaCACGaacaatatttgataatttgaatcacaaaaatacaaaatctgCAGTATTATAAATAAACTTACAAATTCAGGATCTGGCTCTTCAaatctgaaattgaatttgCGTTCGAAATCTTCTTGTTTCTCAAGCGCCTCTTCATCTCCAGATATATCTTCATCAGCCACTATTTCATCATAAGTTGGAATCCTTAAACCGTCAAATGAAATACCGTAAATATAttgttccaaatgctcaacactCTGAAAAGATCTTTAGTTTCAGAATTACCTTTCATCCCCTTCATCTAaatatcttttattcattatgtaatCACGAAGAAATTTTTCACCATCGCCTAAATTTGGATTGCTCcaataatcttttaaatttccCTATAGATGAAGATTTATAAATCATAATATACCGATACTTTCAAAAGAAGCAGAGACAGAAGTTGAAGTACACAGGGGCGGTGTCAGTTTTTCATAATCCTTTTGATTCCTACTGAAATTATGAATACATAATGCCAATATGATACATATAATTGCCTAAAACGTAATATAAGAGGTTCCATGAGGACTAAGGCTAAAAATAGATTGGTCAAATTTCAGGTCATGCCTCCCAATCTAAAAGAGGTTCGTGCCGCTCATGTGTTAATTACCAGATCAATTCCTGCTTTATTTTCACTGTCTTCAATGATATGAGTTTTAGACCACTCTTCATAATCAGCATCTTCTTCATCCTGGTaataagcaaaaaaaaatagtgAACTGAATGTAAAATATCTATTTACAACTATCCCTATCAAACTGAAGAATTGTTTAAATTATGTACCTGTTCAACCttggatttttcttttttgacaaaCAGTTCATCGTCGGAATCAGAATCACTATCAACAACCGCTTTCAAACTGAAATTAGCCAATTAGCACGAGCTTTATTCAAATACTGGGTACATTGATTCAACTCAAAACCAATGAATTTGATACACCTACTTTTTCTTTAAATGTTCTTGTTCTTCGTAATAACCAAATTGTTGATTATTGCGAACTTCAGCATCTTCATCTATAaccctaaaaaaaaaaaacaaagataCAAGTACCGGAACAGTTGTTAGCAGTCTCAAATTGATTAGCATATTGTTACTCACCCTCCACGCTCGAGTATTACTTTTCTTTCGTAATCTTTAAGGTACATCGGTTTctgtttattagatttcttgCCTTTGACGTCATTCTCTGAGTTGACTGTGATACAAAATATATGTACAAGAAAAATCCTTAATTGCTGGAAAAAACTATAAGAGAAAACTTCGGCCAAActtacatttttcattgaaaaaagtCACTTCTTTCGAATATATCTTTGGATCTTTAGTTTTTACAGCTGCATAGGCTTTCATCCAAGCCTTTTCAATGTCAGGAGTCAGCGCCTATCAatcaaaatgattaaatatattaGTGTACATGTATAGGTCTGGACATACATCGACTATTTGTCCGGCTGTAAATGTAAACGTAAACAATTTATACCTcagcatcatcatcttcacttTCTGAAGAAGAGGATGAAATTTCTCCATCATCAAGGGCTTCTTCTCCATATTTATCTTTGACTAAAAATGTAAGTTGACATCATCGAAGTTTTAAACGTTGTAGTTCGGTAATTATTACAACCCCAAAAAACAGGTAGGCCCTACACTCCGGGCTACAGTCCGTTTTAAGACTTACATTTCTGCAGTTCTTCTCCTCGTCGCCACTTATTGTAACGCTCAGCATAATttttatttacatgaaaacCAGAATCACTTTCATCCGAGGAATTATCTAAGCCCAGATCGGTCATTTTATCGATAAATATATGATGCTAGTAAAGTGCCATGCTGATAAGGGATTTCCCAATAATTGATGTTGCGTTAATTGTTATCGGGGATTCCGTCAGAAATCCGGTACTTTGATTaacttttatcatcaatcagGCACACGATATAACGTAAataaaattttctaatttttgaatcGGTTATAATGTTTCAACTAATTCGAGATGAGCAGAAAATTTTGTTTACACAATGTGGCCACTGGTGTGTGACAAGCCATGCAACATGGCGGGGAAGTCCAAAATTCATTATAAAGCCAACAATTAATAGAAATGTTAATTACCATGTTTAACGACAAGTTGTTGAAGTAAAAGCTGTTGAATATAGGTTGGTTTGATATTTCAAGATGACTTCGAAAAGTTTGAAGCAATGAAAAGATTCTAGAATCATGTTTATTTCGAATGAAAGAGATAGACACAATAATTACCGAAAGAGGTCAGTTTTTAATCGTTTCTGATATTCTTTTTTCAGCCCTGAAATGATGTTACCTTCGATAAGCTTTGTTTTAACCTGCTGGTTGATGATGGTTTTAGTTACCGCTGAAAGGATACCGACTTTAGACGATATAAAAAGAGtgaaaaaagatgattttGTCGATCCAAATGATATGTTTAATTATGAACCGAATGggctgaaaaaaatcaatgataagGTTTGTATCAGTTTTCTGCACGATTCCAGAATTAAACTTCTGTGATATTGATTGCTTATGAATTTTGTATTGTAAGGAATTTGTGAAGATTGATGAGACGAACTCAGAAGACATGAATAAGAAATATAGGAAAGATTCGGCAAAACTTCCATCGGAACAAATCAGCGCGACTGAAAAAGTTGAGAAAGTTTGTCCTGCTGTTGTATCTGACCGTCCATTTTATAAACAGCATATCAGATCATTACTGactcattttacaaaaaaggtgattataatcattttgataagcGCTAGAAGAAGAGTTTTATGTGAAAGCAAGTAATTACAGTGAAACCTCGTTACAATGAACTTTAcggaccagaaaataagttcatAATAACCGATAGTTAGTTATGTCCAgtattgaaataattaaattGTCTTACTTGGGAcataattttatatttgtaatacCCGATGAATCACTGTATCTATCAGGAAAATGTTTTGGAAAAGTGCAAACTTTGCCCACGTTGATGAAATGTCTCTCTCATTCTGCCTCGTAGCTTGATTCTGAAAATTCACAAGAGGAAATGTCTTACGAACTGATTGTTACACTTTCAAAAAGTGATTTCAACATTCTGCAAAGTTTTGTCAATAAGGAGTCGGTTAGCATCCAAGATGTGAATTCAGTATTGGGTCAGATGATTCGTCGATCAAAGCCACTCGAAGAAGTTTTCGTTAGTAGATGGACTTTTGAAGATATTTTTTTCGGTATCCAATATAAATTAGCTAAGGAAGTAAGTACAGAAATAATCATCACCGCTTTCATAAGACTGAAAGGAAATCTGGAGCAAATGttgttattttcagataatgatgataatgattttggtAATTACAACTATCTGTATCGGAACAAGAGTTCAAGTGTCTTGGAGAAGGCTTTTTGGACACATTGTCATGGTGTGTTTCATAATTAGCATACCATGGAATTGGTTTCATCTCTATAAGGTAAACGCATCAAAAATTCTAAGAAGAGATAGTCTAAACTGGTACCGCAACACACCATTTGTAATATCAGGGGCGAATTGAGGgttgttttcaaattttcctgtaattcttCAGGAAGTgcatttaaaattagttttgagTGAGGCATCGTGGATCCGAACCTGAATAAAGCTCATAGCAATTAACATCAAATAAATCTGAAATCCGCGTATGATTTTGATTTCCAGGTGGCTGTTGCGAAGAGACAGTCAGAAGTGATAAAGGGGATACCGGAGGAATGTCGTCCTAGTGATATGTCCTGGCAGAAATCTATTCTCGGATACTTCGATAGTTTTATCACGGTGAAGAAAGGAACTTGTGCGGAATATCATGAGAAGCTTCAGGTCGACCCATTTTGGGAAGTTTCACCACCGCAGGTAATTAATAGTTATATACATCCATTTAGGAAATTAATGATACCTTGGACTGTTGCTCATTGTGATATAGGACTCCTCAAATGCTTTCAAGCCAAATTATCATTTAACTCGAATACAAATCTTAAAACCATTGCAACAGAGAATTAAATTCCATTGTCTTAATCAAATTGTGGCCTCACTCGAACAAAAATGGTctcaaatgattcaaattaagagGAGTATGCTTTGATACAATGAAATGTGATAATTCGAGTTGTTTATAATGAAGTTCCAGTGTAATAATGACTTACtttacaaaaaaattcttattcAAAAAACCTGTTACTTGATAAGTAGTTGACattttattctgatgtttttgtttttttaaggCAGTTGCTGTCAGTATAACGAAATTCATTCTGGAACCTGTGACGCATATCGGGGAATCGATCAGTAAATTTTTCCGCAGTATTCTGTTACACGTTCCTCCGGTTATGTATCCTGTAGTGATCGGATGTACATTAGTGTGTCTGTTCTTTCTGTTAATACTGACGTTCGGTTATCGTATACGCCTGCCGTTCTTTATGGGGGCGATTGAACCGACAAAACAAGAACAGACATCATCGAAAGAATTCGTGAAAGCAATTGAAAGCATGAAAACTGAGGTAATAACTTGTTCCGTCAAGgactgaaatatttaattctttactgcttaaattcattatttggaaTTTTTTCTTGCAGATTATTGAATCAGTGCAGCATAGCATGTCTTCACAGAATAAGCTGCCAGCACCAGCCCCAACTCAACCAGCAGCTATTGAAAGTAGGCCAGGTGTGGAGGATATTGGACCATTAGTTAAAGTTGTAGCCGAACTGAAACATTCACTAGATACTGTTAAAAAACAGCAGCAATTGTACTCAGTTGATAAAAGCAGTTTGAATGAACCAAACTATTGTGCTATCGACAAGCCGTCCTCCGGTCTCGTAGAAAATGCAGACGATGCTGATAATAAACGGGACACTATTTGTGATGAAGATAGTAATGAGGAATGTATCGATGTAATTGGTGCTGGTGATTCTTTAACGAACTGATTGAAGTAGTCATTATGTATatgaaatttctgaaaataaagtgTATATGATGTGTATGTTTTTTCATAGAATTGTAAACTGAACGGTTTACACTTCTATGGTTTTTTGttcgatgaaaatatatatgaagaCATTAGATGAATATAATTCGTTCGTTTATTTCAcggaatgaaaatattttgtatatgAAAACAATTGAATATGATGTACAAATCATTGCAACATATATCGAAATTAGTCTGAGGTCGGTGTATTTATTGGTATATTTGTTTATTGCGGTAGTTAGCATAGTGTACATGGACAGACAAACAGTGTGCGAAATAGTTCCGTATAAAAACGATTAATTGACCCTTAGACTCTTGATAAACAGGAACAATACACGCTCTGTCTACGACATTTTTAATCAAGTCGGGCACCCTTTTTATTAATGTCAAGTTGATAAAAATGCTTATTGACTAATGAGCTGATAATGTATGATATCACTCCGCCGCGTGACGGCTCGTCGACCATTTTGTAATCGTTCCTAGGAACGAAAAAGATCGAACTCAGTCCACTATTGAAACTACCACACAGCCTGAGGGTTGCAAGTTACAACCCTGGGCTCTTTTTGTTTTAAAGTTTCCCTTTTAACCCTTCAGCATTCCGCCGAATAAGAACACACAGTTCTGCAGTTGGGATCAGGTGAGTAAACTAATTCTTAAATCATGATTCGGCGGTTCTCTCTAAGCTCGatcaattagattttatttaccATACGTTAAACTAAATTAGTTCTTatattctttcattttgtttcttgGATCGAAAATATTGGCGTTCGAACTGCAGTGACTACAGCGGTGAAAGCTGCAgcaatattaataatttactGTTTTTCTAAACTTTTCTGacggaattgtagtaaattcgCCTCGGCAGAATTTTAAGCTAAGCAGAACCTGTCAAAAATTGACAAGTGGCcgcggcaat is a window of Tubulanus polymorphus chromosome 2, tnTubPoly1.2, whole genome shotgun sequence DNA encoding:
- the LOC141899557 gene encoding protein KRI1 homolog; amino-acid sequence: MTDLGLDNSSDESDSGFHVNKNYAERYNKWRRGEELQKFKDKYGEEALDDGEISSSSSESEDDDAEALTPDIEKAWMKAYAAVKTKDPKIYSKEVTFFNEKFNSENDVKGKKSNKQKPMYLKDYERKVILERGGVIDEDAEVRNNQQFGYYEEQEHLKKNLKAVVDSDSDSDDELFVKKEKSKVEQDEEDADYEEWSKTHIIEDSENKAGIDLGNLKDYWSNPNLGDGEKFLRDYIMNKRYLDEGDERIPTYDEIVADEDISGDEEALEKQEDFERKFNFRFEEPDPEFIKSYPRTIDDSLRRKDDRRVKKRQEVKDRKEKEKLKKREELKQLKNMKRKEITDKLEALKEITGNADVGFNMDDLEGDFDPEAYDKKMQEVFNEGYYEEGADDEKPVFTDYDNDDEYTENWDEWTGETNDVGGYEDENYEETAHADDPNFIMDCDYDPEQDVARGGKKKRKRSKFAQALAKQKPQFNPEEKNFEEYFDEYYKLEYEDMIGDIPCRFKYRQVVPNDFGLTTEEVLKCKDKELNSWVSVKKASQYRTEQEEMFDKRTYSKKGRNQQKKLNILTTLKDELEGKTKPLVNLPSTSEAHSNHTVGSPSKKQKKRKSIEIEDQAPIASTSKQDLNVVEDSSKKRKKLQEDKNVTESELSSSGQTAELKKKKNKAKKSEKASIANEHSLDKSNIKKGKKHKKKESKMPLLSDERLKAYGINPKKFKYMEIKQHDELLKSKNKKAT
- the LOC141899747 gene encoding chloride channel CLIC-like protein 1, which translates into the protein MMLPSISFVLTCWLMMVLVTAERIPTLDDIKRVKKDDFVDPNDMFNYEPNGLKKINDKEFVKIDETNSEDMNKKYRKDSAKLPSEQISATEKVEKVCPAVVSDRPFYKQHIRSLLTHFTKKLDSENSQEEMSYELIVTLSKSDFNILQSFVNKESVSIQDVNSVLGQMIRRSKPLEEVFVSRWTFEDIFFGIQYKLAKEIMMIMILVITTICIGTRVQVSWRRLFGHIVMVCFIISIPWNWFHLYKVAVAKRQSEVIKGIPEECRPSDMSWQKSILGYFDSFITVKKGTCAEYHEKLQVDPFWEVSPPQAVAVSITKFILEPVTHIGESISKFFRSILLHVPPVMYPVVIGCTLVCLFFLLILTFGYRIRLPFFMGAIEPTKQEQTSSKEFVKAIESMKTEIIESVQHSMSSQNKLPAPAPTQPAAIESRPGVEDIGPLVKVVAELKHSLDTVKKQQQLYSVDKSSLNEPNYCAIDKPSSGLVENADDADNKRDTICDEDSNEECIDVIGAGDSLTN